From Phycodurus eques isolate BA_2022a chromosome 20, UOR_Pequ_1.1, whole genome shotgun sequence, a single genomic window includes:
- the trappc3 gene encoding trafficking protein particle complex subunit 3 — protein MSRQSNRTTDSKKMNSELFTLTYGALVTQLCKDYENDEEVNKQLDKMGYNIGVRLIEDFLARSSVGRCQDFRETADVIAKVAFKTYLGVTPSVTNWSPAGDEFSLILESNPLVDFVELPDNHNTLIYSNLLCGVLRGALEMVQMAVDVKFVQDTLRGDSVTEIRMKFIKRIEENLPAGDE, from the exons ATGTCCCGGCAATCCAACCGCACAACAGACAGCAAGAAAATG AATTCCGAGCTGTTCACGCTGACCTACGGAGCCCTGGTCACACAATTATGCAAAGACTACGAGAATGATGAGGAAGTCAACAAACAACTGGACAAGAT GGGTTACAACATCGGCGTGCGTCTCATCGAGGACTTCCTGGCACGCTCCAGCGTCGGCAGGTGTCAGGATTTCCGAGAAACAGCCGATGTCATCGCTAAG GTGGCGTTTAAGACCTACCTCGGGGTCACCCCCAGCGTGACCAACTGGAGCCCGGCCGGAGACGAGTTCTCCCTCATCCTGGAGAGCAACCCGCTGGTGGACTTTGTGGAGCTGCCCGATAACCACAACACCCTCATCTACTCCAACCTGTTGTGCGGCGTCCTCAGAGGAGCTCTGGAGATG GTGCAGATGGCTGTGGATGTGAAATTTGTCCAGGACACACTGAGGGGGGACAGCGTGACAGAAATCCGCATGAAGTTCATCAAGAGGATTGAAGAGAACCTCCCTGCAGGAGATGAGTGA